TTCTGGAAATCCAACTCTTTACCGGTTACAGTTGGATGGAAACCAGTGGAACTGTAACTGCCACTTATTGGGGCTTAAGCACTGGATTCTGGGGACCCTGCATTCTCGTAGCCGCATGCTAACTGTGTTTGTGCAGTGCAGGGAACCTCAGGAAGTTGCAGGGAAATATTTAGACTACCTTGATGATGCCTATTTACAGGGAGTCGGAGGTTGCACACTCAGCACCATACCTCCAGGACTGGCTACTACCACGCACCACCAGGTTTTAGATTTGCACCAGGTAAACCAGAGGATAAATGATGATACAAGTATAGAACCATTATACCAGACAATAAAAACTATTTCCAAGCTTCATTTATCAGCTCCTAAGTCAACACTTTCATATGGAGGCTTCACTTTACTTCAAACCCTGGCATCAGTGCAAAAGGTGTCAGGCACAAAGGGACCTCTTAACACGAAAAGGCAAAGTGGTACTGGACGTCGGAAATCACTGCAGACTGATAAAAAGACTTCAATTGAATCCAGGAATCCTTATGGAATTAAACAGAACTTGATGAACCTCAGTCAACAGCATCCGGAGACTGAAAGGCAAAACCTCGATTCATTCCAGACTGCAACTGAGCCATTAACACAGCTACATCTCAAGCAAGCTGAGGCTCAAATCCCAACATCTCACAAGTTGCCTCATAGTATCCCCACAGCTGAACCATTTTACGAGTCTACCCATGAAAGAGAACAGCCTACTGCTGAAGCTGAGCAATCACAGGTCACTAGTACCTTGCAATCACCATCTGGAATGTCACAAAATGATGATTTGGGCCCTAAATTGAGACAGGCCATTCTAGTATCAGAGACCTTGCATCAAAGTCACCATGACACCTTGCAGCCATCATTTGATTCTGCTCTTAATAGCCACAGTGAAACATTGCACCAAGTTGCTCCTTTAGGCCTCTCTGACCCATGTGAATTTAACAAGCTACATCTATTGAATCTCTCGGTGGAATCTGTAGGAAGTAACACCGCTCGTGTACGTTGGCAGACTTCAGTCTCTCATACCCATGGGCATGTCTTATTCAGGGTGCTGTATGAGCGTTTTGGACAGAGTGGTCGTTTTCAGCGCTTTGTCTATCCCAGGGGCCATGCAGAATCTTTAACTTTACTGGAGCTCACAGGTGATACCCCATATTTAGTGTGTGTTGAGAGTATAATTAATGGTCGAGCTTGTCCTGTGGCCCCTAGGGAACATTGTGTAGGGCTTGTGACTTCACCTTCAGAAGATGAGCGCCCTATACTTAATTACCAAATGTTAGCCTTGGGGCTACTAGCCCTCAATGCTTTGCTGCTTTTGCTAGGTTTGGTTGTCTGGATTTCTAGGAAAGCGCGCAAGAAATGGTGCCGTAGAAGAGCCCCCGTTCATGTACGTCAAATGTACTCAACACGTCGGCCCTACAGGTCTGTGGGTACTGGAGTTTCCACTGATTTCTCAGGTTTTCAGTCCCATCGACCTCGCACTGCAGTGTGTGCTCTAGGAGACGCAGACCTTATGGAGTTTCCTGGCTGTGACCGTTTCAGAGAGGGAGGGAATCTGCACAGAGATGATCTCCTGCAGAGGTTCACAGACTGAGCAGCCATGACTGAGTCACAAATATGGTTTCTGCACTAGGCTGCAACACGTACATGAGAGCAATAATATTCTACTAATAGGTCATGTGTACAGTACCTGGGAGGAAGCAGTGTCCAACTTAATGAAAGGGTGTTCATGATGATGTAATCACAACTACCAAAAGCAATGGATGATAAATGTAATATGTCCAGCCTAAGCGTGACTTTGGGTTACACCATTTGCTTATGGTGCATCATTACAAATCATATGACGCAATATGGTACACATTGATGGGGTTTTCTTGATAACTCTAAATAAGTTGAAATATATGTATAAAGTTCACAATCTGTTTTGTGTCCTCGTATTGGTTGACGTGCTGCCACATTTATTGTCTTTTACAGTAttacaattagtgttgagtgaagcgagctttggatgcttcatccgaagtcactttgttcaaaacttcggaataatactgtacggagatccgtctctgtacagtattagaatgtatgggctccgaagaGCCGAAGTCAACTATTCACGGTCGCGTGTGACTTCATTCAATAACTTCGGTAgtttatttttaaagtggaaagccactttaaaacttgaaactaaaGCCcacacattctaatactgtacggagacggatctccttACGGTATTAttccaaagctcgcttcgctcaactctaattacaatGTTAGAAGAATCTCTGGTACTAAGTGGCTTTACATGGTGTTTATATGTCTTCTCTGAATTGTAGCTTTCTTTGTGTAGTCACTGTTACAGTATGGTTTCTACATAGTGTCAACTAGTGGCAGTCATCTCCCTTACCAGGAAATGTCAGGCATTCTGCTAACAGGTGTTAGTTGTCAAATGAGTGACTTGAAGTACACTTTCATGGTACAATTTGTCATTCCCAATCTTTGATGTACCGTGAAACCACTTTGAACAAAATTGCATTGAAACGTATTCATCTAGAGCACATaggcaaactgcagctctccagctgttgcaaaactacaactcccaccatgccctgctgtaggctgaaagctgtaggcagtctttgcatgctgggagttgtagttctgcaacagctggagagccgcagtttgcttaTCACTGATTCTAGCGGAATGGTCTTCTCCAAGAAGATGGCCAGTATGCATAATATATGGTGAAACTGAAAATTCTATCTGGATAAAGGGTGGTGACATGTCAGGGAGATTTCACTGTACTTTATTTTTAATTCAGTGTCAAATGTTACTGTAGATTCTTATTTCCATATGTTACTCTAGGATGGGGCTACACGGCGGTCTTGGCATTGACACCTGTTGCACTACCATAGatcactgtgtagcagtgcagccgATGAACTGAATGGGGGCTAAGCGTGATTTGCAAATTGTGATATCCTCGATTCCAGAATTACATAGTTGGAATTTTTGGGATTCTGGGGTTGTGGTTGCGGCTACTTAcaaccccattcagttcaatggctgcactgctacacagtaatCTGTGGTCACGCAGGGAGTGGCATTGGCCAAGATCGCTGTGTAGACCCAGCCTAAATATTGTGTGATGGGGACTTATGGTGACTTGGTGGAAACATTTAGGACCTGTTGCACATGGGTGTTTTCTGGTAATGACATGTGCATAAGATGCAACACAAGGGTGAGATATTCACAGCAAGGAACCTTACTAATTCCCTAAATAAACTGGTACATTTTCTGATGACCATGGATGTGAGGTCCTCTATCTATGGAGGGAATTCTGGCGCTCTCACTTGTAGGCTTTAACCATGTATTTAGAAAGTGAATGTGAGGAGAGAAATCTGGCACAGGCCTGTCTATGCAACGATAGGCCTTCTGGTATAGTAATCTATATACAGTATCTTTGCAGCCTCTTGTATAGGTGAACTTATACCCTAATGCTTCCGTCTACCACCCAAAAGTCTGTACCTGCTCTCAGTAAAGTCATTAACAGAGTATTACAAAGTTTGAGCATGTTATCTGCTCACAATTTATAATCAAGGGTGTGTATAATATAGGGGCAGCCATTGCTGGTGCTATGGAGCGCTCAGTTAAGGGGCTCCATCTACAGGCACTAAAATTTTAGCAAAGATGGGTGTTAAAATCAGACCAACAACTACTGTGCTGCTTAAAactgaatttacaaaaaaaataaaaaataggagcAATATGAGCCATAAAGATAACAGTACATGCTAAAGCTGGCGCTGGTTCTCATTACCCATATCTTATTAGGGCAGCTCAGCTTGTTTGCCTCCTCCTTGcccccctttttaaaaaaaagaaaatattgcaTGCAGTTGGAGCCAGTGATATTTGTGCAGGTTTACAATCCAATTGGAAAAGGGGGATACGGCCAACCTGAGCTTTGGCCTTCATATTTACAGGCCTGATGGCAACCACTGGGTCTTCTTCTATGATGCACACTCCTTTGGCAGGAGGTTCACATATATCAGCTAATGGCTGCCAAATCATCCTCATGGCTGAGGACAGTATTTTGTATCCCACAATGAATCCCAGAACAGATCCTAGAATTATCTAAAGGTACCTATACACATAGGAGCAAAGTCAGCTGAACCTGCTGATTTTCGTGGCACTGGACagctatcttatgtgtatggtgGTGTGGTGGCTTGAATCTCCAGATGCCCAACTTTATTCTCATGGGAGGTATACCACAAAGGTATCCGGCAGCAGCTTACTCCCCTCTTCCCTTAGAGAACACCATCagtggagaagtcaggaggaCTAGCAGTCAgccgacagctattgaaggtgtatggccagctttagggaCCAGCTGCACAAGTGTCTGTGAGAGATATGTGGTTTTCAGATCTTATCCAGAATCAATTGGAACGTTACTTGGGAAAGAGTGTGTTTGGATTCTTGCCTATAGCAATTCAAGGGGTTGTACAGGTCAGAAACAGCTGTTTTCTACCACCATGTTTTGAGACTAGCATTGCAACTCAAACCTACTGAATTGATTGGCCGCACAACCCGTGGTATTTGAAGAAAACACTCATATTTTGCTAAtctggtacaacccctttatgtCTATGCTAACTTTTTCCAATCTTGCTCAGATTACATTATTCATTAATGTGATCGGTGACTATAGTTGGCTTTCCTGTGGTtctccagcagttgcaaaactacaactctcatcatgcccCGACAGTCTGTGGCTGTCAGGGCAagatgggagttgcagttttgcaccCACTGGAGATCTCTAGGTTAGACCATTACAGTGTTTTAGCGTTGTACTTACATATATCTCTTTTGATATGTGGAAAAATATTGCTGTTTCCAGCATTATATTTCATCCAGGCGTGCCTATTCATTTAATCAATCTGGGGGTTAACACCCTCAAGTGTTTACATGCTTCTCAGCGCTCTGGTTCCTTCAAGGATCCAGCCAATGCATACATCACCAGATTCTTCTACAATGCAATCATGGTAACAGTTTCACTGCCAGTTGTATTGCATTGCTCTGAATTCTGCTTTTAGTCACATCTGCCGTGCACCGAGCTGACTACATGTACAACACATGGGAAGTTTACGTAGTGCCTTGTGCTGTGTGACGGGTGCATTGTGTAATGGTTCATTGCAGAATGTATTCTAGGGCCACACATTATTCATACCAACCATTTGTTTCCACTACTTCTTtagatcaggggtcagcaacctctggcactccagctgctgcccttgtaactcccatagaaataatggagcattctgggagttgtagtttcagtacAGATggggtgccggaggttgctgatccctgctgtagatGTTTGACTTGCACTAAATGGAAGCCATTTATAACTTGGTTGCTGTTTTTCACTTTACATAAATGGTACCGGTTACGTTAATGTTACTTTAATTTATTCATATTAATTGCAGCTTACATCATTGTCCAATTAGACTTTCTCATATCTTAACAAAATTCCTTGGTTCCTGTGAACAGGTGTTGTGTTGAGGGCTCTATTGCATACAAGCATATACGGTGGAGagtgggccccagtgcaaaaaaaaccctgaaaattggtGCCAACTCCAGGTGGTGGTACATATGCCCAGTAATTGGAAagttatggtgcttttttgatcctcctactggtct
This sequence is a window from Bufo gargarizans isolate SCDJY-AF-19 chromosome 5, ASM1485885v1, whole genome shotgun sequence. Protein-coding genes within it:
- the TRIL gene encoding TLR4 interactor with leucine rich repeats, whose protein sequence is MEKSTFLVVLILVTFTVCWSVEKCPEPCDCQHPQHILCSNRGLFSVPKSSHFVSPTATKTYSLGGNFIDNVSAEDFSNYYNLQRLDLQYNQIQFIHPKAFEQLTHLEELYLGNNGLSTLTTNAFLPLKKLKVLNVNSNQLHNVSHSSLANLVSLVKLRLDSNSIQILHGSPFLGLSNLLYLHLENNKIKNISKNAFVGLVKLRLLSLSGNPLNSLRHPIFLPLRSLSTLTIAGNNLQQLGPGVFNGLQRLSKLILSSNRISTLHSKALQGLGMLQELQLDGNSLAQLPVGLLTSLQSLEVLNLSRNALSTVHSGTFNGLNRLRVLDLQHNMLNFLPGDVFSGNPTLYRLQLDGNQWNCNCHLLGLKHWILGTLHSRSRMLTVFVQCREPQEVAGKYLDYLDDAYLQGVGGCTLSTIPPGLATTTHHQVLDLHQVNQRINDDTSIEPLYQTIKTISKLHLSAPKSTLSYGGFTLLQTLASVQKVSGTKGPLNTKRQSGTGRRKSLQTDKKTSIESRNPYGIKQNLMNLSQQHPETERQNLDSFQTATEPLTQLHLKQAEAQIPTSHKLPHSIPTAEPFYESTHEREQPTAEAEQSQVTSTLQSPSGMSQNDDLGPKLRQAILVSETLHQSHHDTLQPSFDSALNSHSETLHQVAPLGLSDPCEFNKLHLLNLSVESVGSNTARVRWQTSVSHTHGHVLFRVLYERFGQSGRFQRFVYPRGHAESLTLLELTGDTPYLVCVESIINGRACPVAPREHCVGLVTSPSEDERPILNYQMLALGLLALNALLLLLGLVVWISRKARKKWCRRRAPVHVRQMYSTRRPYRSVGTGVSTDFSGFQSHRPRTAVCALGDADLMEFPGCDRFREGGNLHRDDLLQRFTD